In one Tripterygium wilfordii isolate XIE 37 chromosome 22, ASM1340144v1, whole genome shotgun sequence genomic region, the following are encoded:
- the LOC119991756 gene encoding stress-response A/B barrel domain-containing protein At5g22580-like, translating into MGEFKHLVIVKFKEDVLVEDMMKGMEKLVSENELVKSFEWGQDVEGPEMLRQGFTHAFLMTYEKKEDYTAFLSHPSHVEYSATFSGAIDKIVVLDFPVNHVKPPAKPPA; encoded by the exons ATGGGAGAGTTCAAACACTTGGTGATTGTCAAGTTTAAGGAAGATGTATTGGTAGAGGATATGATGAAAGGAATGGAGAAGCTGGTTTCAGAGAATGAACTTGTCAAGTCCTTTGAATG GGGACAGGATGTGGAAGGGCCAGAGATGCTTAGACAAGGATTTACCCATGCCTTCTTGATGACATATGAAAAGAAGGAAGACTACACCGCATTTCTCAGCCATCCATCTCATGTTGAATACTCAGCCACATTTTCAGGAGCCATAGACAAGATCGTGGTTCTTGATTTTCCAGTTAATCATGTCAAGCCTCCTGCCAAGCCCCCAGCATAA